In Aminobacterium sp. MB27-C1, a single genomic region encodes these proteins:
- the fumC gene encoding class II fumarate hydratase, which produces MDFRIEKDSLGEVRVPSDKLWGAQTQRSFQNFEIGTEKMPAEVLHAFFILKKAAALANVKLNKLNKDKAEAIIQAADEALDNKLSENFPLVVWQTGSGTQSNMNVNEVLAHRANQINEKASVHPNDHVNMSQSSNDTFPTAMHIAAVLALEESVLPALKTLRASLQKKSEAFMDIVKIGRTHLQDATPLTLGQEFSGWVNMLDRCEMMIKQGSDSLKELALGGTAVGTGLNAHPDFARLVAEEIATLTGFPFKTAPNKFHSLTSKDELVYAHGALKALAADLMKIANDVRWLASGPRCGLGELIIPANEPGSSIMPGKVNPTQCEAVTMVAVQVMGNDTAVGIAASQGNFELNVYMPVLIYNFLQSCRLLADVMISFEKNCVAGITPNNEKIEHNLNNSLMLVTALSPHIGYDKAAEIAKTAHKNGTSLKEAALALQYVTEEEFSMWVQPKNMVGPHA; this is translated from the coding sequence ATGGATTTTAGAATAGAAAAAGATTCTTTGGGAGAGGTGCGTGTCCCCAGCGATAAGTTGTGGGGTGCCCAAACTCAAAGAAGCTTCCAGAATTTCGAAATTGGAACGGAAAAGATGCCTGCAGAAGTACTTCATGCCTTTTTTATTTTGAAGAAGGCCGCAGCTCTTGCTAACGTTAAACTTAATAAATTGAATAAAGATAAGGCCGAAGCGATTATACAGGCCGCTGATGAAGCTCTAGATAATAAACTTTCAGAAAATTTCCCGCTTGTTGTTTGGCAAACGGGAAGTGGCACCCAATCAAATATGAACGTGAATGAAGTGCTTGCGCATAGAGCTAATCAAATAAACGAAAAAGCTTCTGTTCATCCCAACGACCATGTCAATATGTCGCAAAGTTCCAATGATACTTTCCCGACAGCTATGCATATAGCGGCAGTTCTTGCTTTGGAAGAAAGTGTTTTGCCTGCGTTAAAAACATTGCGGGCCTCTCTTCAAAAGAAGTCTGAAGCTTTTATGGATATAGTAAAAATTGGCCGGACTCACCTGCAAGACGCAACGCCACTTACCCTTGGACAGGAATTTAGTGGCTGGGTGAACATGCTTGATCGCTGTGAAATGATGATTAAGCAAGGAAGTGACAGTCTCAAAGAACTTGCGTTAGGGGGAACGGCTGTCGGTACGGGGTTAAATGCACATCCCGATTTTGCTCGCCTTGTGGCTGAGGAAATAGCGACTTTGACAGGTTTTCCTTTTAAAACCGCACCGAATAAATTCCATTCTTTAACGAGTAAAGATGAATTAGTGTACGCACATGGTGCTCTCAAAGCCTTGGCTGCTGATCTTATGAAGATAGCTAACGATGTTCGTTGGCTCGCATCAGGTCCTCGTTGTGGCTTAGGTGAACTTATCATCCCTGCCAATGAGCCGGGAAGTTCTATTATGCCAGGTAAAGTTAATCCTACGCAGTGTGAAGCTGTAACTATGGTTGCCGTTCAGGTTATGGGGAATGACACTGCTGTTGGTATTGCTGCAAGTCAGGGCAACTTTGAGCTTAATGTGTATATGCCGGTGCTTATCTATAACTTCTTGCAATCTTGCCGTTTATTGGCTGATGTAATGATTTCTTTCGAGAAGAATTGCGTTGCTGGAATTACTCCTAATAACGAAAAAATTGAGCATAATCTCAATAATTCTCTCATGCTTGTTACAGCTTTGTCTCCTCACATTGGTTATGACAAAGCAGCTGAAATAGCTAAAACAGCTCATAAAAACGGAACATCATTGAAAGAAGCGGCTCTTGCTCTTCAGTACGTTACAGAGGAAGAGTTTTCTATGTGGGTGCAGCCTAAAAACATGGTAGGACCCCACGCATAA
- a CDS encoding serine dehydratase subunit alpha family protein — MFTVKEFLHSEVKPALGCTEPGAVALAVARAWEEAGREKVRNVEATVSSSIYKNGIAVGIPGTNGLKGNVIAAALAVICGHADYGLEVLRDCTDNAVTQAESLIEQNCVKVLPDMNKHGVYVRAIVTTEHHTAECVIEGSHTNIVKVTLDGKSTYALQGISQNANKNDEKSIPDQIKAMSYRDLVSIMDNMDEEDIDYVMEGVRMNMEIAELGLDPKRKLGLGVGKSMMKYVEDGDTRTLGNKIKAISAAASDARMGGAPLPVMSSAGSGNHGITAILPVYIVAEHYHKNKEEMAKAITLSHLTTSFLKSRMGRLSPVCGCSVAAGAGAAAGITFLLSKDLHKVEKAVEILVSNLVGMLCDGAKDTCALKVGTGAYEAYCAAMIVLDGNELDGPQGVVDETIEKTVANAAAINIEGMTNVDNIIIDFVSRRYAEEDPSEHAVS; from the coding sequence ATGTTTACAGTGAAAGAGTTTTTGCACTCTGAAGTAAAACCCGCACTTGGGTGTACTGAGCCCGGTGCGGTAGCGTTGGCTGTCGCCCGGGCGTGGGAAGAGGCCGGCCGTGAGAAAGTTAGAAATGTAGAAGCAACGGTTAGCAGCAGTATCTATAAGAATGGAATTGCAGTCGGCATCCCAGGCACAAATGGCTTAAAAGGAAATGTTATCGCTGCCGCTCTGGCGGTCATTTGTGGTCATGCTGATTACGGCCTTGAAGTATTGCGAGATTGTACTGATAACGCTGTAACGCAGGCAGAGAGCCTCATAGAACAGAATTGCGTTAAAGTTTTACCCGACATGAATAAACATGGTGTATATGTGCGGGCTATAGTGACGACAGAACATCACACCGCTGAATGTGTCATTGAAGGAAGCCACACTAATATTGTTAAAGTTACTCTTGATGGCAAATCAACATATGCCCTTCAAGGAATTTCTCAGAATGCAAATAAAAACGATGAAAAAAGTATTCCTGACCAGATCAAAGCAATGTCCTATCGTGACCTCGTAAGCATCATGGATAATATGGACGAAGAGGATATTGATTATGTTATGGAAGGCGTACGAATGAATATGGAAATTGCCGAACTTGGGCTTGATCCTAAGAGAAAATTAGGGCTCGGTGTAGGTAAATCCATGATGAAATATGTTGAAGATGGGGATACCCGAACCCTTGGTAATAAAATAAAAGCTATTTCTGCCGCTGCTTCAGATGCACGAATGGGCGGAGCTCCCCTTCCTGTTATGAGCAGTGCTGGAAGCGGAAATCACGGAATAACAGCGATTTTGCCCGTATATATTGTGGCAGAGCATTATCATAAAAATAAAGAAGAAATGGCAAAAGCTATTACACTCAGCCACCTTACCACGAGCTTTCTTAAAAGCAGAATGGGACGGTTAAGCCCTGTATGTGGGTGCAGCGTTGCCGCTGGAGCTGGTGCAGCAGCTGGTATAACATTCCTTCTTTCAAAAGATTTGCATAAAGTAGAAAAGGCTGTTGAGATTCTTGTCAGTAACCTCGTTGGTATGCTTTGTGATGGAGCAAAAGATACATGTGCTCTCAAGGTTGGAACGGGAGCATACGAGGCTTATTGTGCAGCTATGATTGTGCTTGATGGAAACGAACTCGATGGGCCTCAAGGCGTTGTTGATGAAACGATAGAAAAAACTGTTGCCAATGCTGCAGCAATTAATATCGAAGGTATGACAAACGTAGATAATATCATTATTGATTTCGTCTCTCGACGATATGCAGAGGAGGACCCATCTGAGCATGCAGTGTCATAA
- a CDS encoding DUF1847 domain-containing protein, which yields MQCHKCKAHPCREGNPCVTKDSLALYEENSLDRRLVTVSAEIEALFYGEACRVDETLEFARRMGFKKLGLAFCVGFAEEAAILGDIISKEFELNSVCCKVGGMTKESLGMERRPWLGSASCNPAEQARVLNEAGCEFNILLGLCVGHDSVFYRHSKAPVTTLVVKDRKLGHNPVAALYCPYIRKNLGKPLKERTE from the coding sequence ATGCAGTGTCATAAGTGTAAAGCCCACCCTTGTAGAGAGGGAAATCCATGTGTTACTAAAGACAGCTTGGCTCTCTATGAGGAAAATTCTCTCGATAGACGGCTTGTTACCGTTTCAGCAGAGATCGAAGCTCTCTTTTATGGAGAAGCCTGTCGAGTTGATGAAACACTGGAATTTGCGCGGCGAATGGGATTTAAAAAGTTGGGGCTCGCTTTTTGTGTTGGTTTTGCCGAAGAAGCTGCCATTTTGGGGGATATCATCTCCAAGGAGTTTGAACTCAATTCTGTCTGTTGCAAAGTTGGCGGCATGACAAAAGAAAGCCTTGGAATGGAAAGACGCCCCTGGCTGGGAAGTGCCTCATGCAATCCTGCCGAGCAGGCCAGAGTTTTAAACGAGGCGGGATGTGAGTTCAATATCCTTTTAGGCTTATGCGTAGGTCATGATTCTGTTTTCTACCGTCACTCGAAAGCACCAGTGACGACATTAGTTGTAAAAGATCGGAAACTTGGACATAATCCTGTAGCAGCTCTTTATTGTCCATACATTAGAAAAAACTTGGGCAAGCCCTTAAAAGAGAGAACGGAATAA
- a CDS encoding MalY/PatB family protein, which produces MSTYNFDTIIDRHHTSCEKWDFLKQKFGRDDLLAMWVADMDFTAPPEVIEVLKERVDHGIFGYTGKTESYFESIVQWVDKRHDWKIKPEWICHSPGVVPALSMAVLALTQPGDGIILQTPVYPPFYSSASGQGRHIVENPLVLRDGHFEIDFDDLEKKIDPSVKMLFLCNPHNPTGRVWTEEELRKIGEICVRHNLIIVSDEIHSDIIYKGFRHIPIASLSDEIAARTITCIAPSKTFNIAGLSTSAIIIPDEDLRAQYTSILKFLHIDSGNIFGTFALEAAYRKGEPWLEELIEYLEGNVNFIEEFLKENISSIKLIRPEGTYVPFIDCRELGLSGDELLDLFVNKARVAMNNGAWFGKGGEGFMRINIAAPRTVIKEGLERIARAVACIEK; this is translated from the coding sequence GTGAGTACATATAATTTCGATACTATTATTGATCGACATCATACTTCGTGTGAAAAATGGGATTTTCTAAAACAAAAATTTGGGCGTGACGACTTGCTTGCCATGTGGGTTGCTGATATGGATTTTACAGCCCCTCCAGAAGTTATTGAAGTGCTTAAAGAACGAGTTGACCACGGGATTTTTGGCTACACAGGAAAAACAGAAAGCTATTTCGAGTCAATTGTACAGTGGGTTGACAAGAGACATGACTGGAAAATTAAGCCTGAGTGGATATGCCATTCCCCTGGTGTAGTTCCTGCGCTCTCCATGGCTGTTCTCGCTTTAACTCAGCCTGGCGATGGTATTATTTTACAAACACCTGTATACCCTCCCTTTTATAGTTCAGCAAGCGGTCAGGGACGTCATATTGTAGAGAACCCTCTTGTGCTTCGTGATGGCCATTTTGAAATTGATTTTGATGACCTTGAGAAGAAAATAGATCCGTCGGTAAAAATGCTCTTCCTTTGCAATCCTCATAATCCGACTGGTAGGGTCTGGACAGAAGAAGAATTGCGAAAGATTGGCGAAATTTGTGTTCGTCACAACCTTATTATTGTGTCTGATGAGATTCACTCAGATATTATCTATAAGGGATTCCGCCATATTCCAATTGCATCTCTTTCTGATGAAATAGCAGCGAGAACTATTACGTGTATTGCTCCAAGCAAAACTTTCAATATTGCAGGGCTCTCAACGTCTGCCATTATTATTCCTGATGAAGATCTTCGAGCTCAGTACACTTCAATCCTAAAATTTCTTCATATCGACAGTGGAAACATCTTCGGAACATTTGCATTGGAAGCTGCATATCGAAAGGGAGAACCTTGGCTTGAAGAGTTAATTGAATACCTTGAAGGAAACGTAAATTTTATCGAGGAATTCCTGAAAGAGAACATTTCCTCAATAAAGCTGATTCGACCGGAAGGAACATATGTTCCTTTCATTGACTGCCGTGAACTCGGCCTTTCTGGCGACGAACTTCTTGATCTGTTCGTCAATAAGGCTCGTGTAGCTATGAACAACGGAGCCTGGTTCGGTAAGGGCGGCGAGGGCTTTATGCGTATTAATATTGCTGCACCTCGAACCGTTATCAAAGAGGGGCTCGAAAGAATTGCACGCGCTGTTGCGTGTATTGAAAAATAA
- a CDS encoding adenosylcobalamin-dependent ribonucleoside-diphosphate reductase — protein MMKHFQERFNRQIDLSVLEHPSTPRLSENAMWLLTQRYFIDRYDEEIGAVRQERSFEEFARRVARIIASAETLYLDKNDSHALSWLQTLEKNIFNDILNRRFLFNSPCLFGAGAGMTIEPELASMIYKSPDDMTFDDYEKLLASKTKNQQLFACFVIDIPDSIEGIFDSVKDASIISKFGGGVGGNFGWLREKGAGINGGTGGQASGPISFMETWNTMGSVVVQGGRRRAALMGMLFDNHPDIMDFIDAKVEEGKLSYFNISVCVSDALIEAVNTGGDFSLMSRINGTEARTVKAEELWNKLCESAWRRGDPGVFFIDRANADNLLKLDKDWCIESTNPCGEQPLPNYTSCNLGSINVEAFVTTQDGVSAFDAEGFIDQVYRSIYYLDLVIDACSYPLPRIEERTKKIRPVGLGVMGLADAAIMLGMRYGSDSFNEYCTALGESMSAAALSATEELVSVMGKTPFDESHLVKKLFDAFKAEIQQEELFTSTWFEEADLDDMNAVLAFMKQTETVPYTLVNAIESLINNERLGDDKERLSKVKEVLKALSTGQIRNSRRLSIAPTGSISMLMDTSSGIEPNFAWSWTRRIMKTDGSGHEMREFCHKLIDQEQLQELKQTGQIANPNYVTAYDISTDEHVAVTGIFSQYIDSGISKTVNLPHSATVDDVKRVYEMCYEMGAKGITIYRDGSRSAQPIEVKKKEEVPHTSKVKKRPGLVVFGKTIKQKTPWGSMYVTLNFDGTDPFEVFATIGKSGSELNAMTEALSRAISIGLRSGGKLEDFIATLKGLSGKEYWVFDYDDTHIARSIPDAIAMLLEKLIEKEGQEEEHRDLKCPECGSPMEMISGCAYCFSCGYSPCK, from the coding sequence ATGATGAAACATTTTCAAGAACGCTTTAATAGACAGATCGACCTGAGCGTGCTTGAGCACCCTTCAACTCCTCGTTTGTCAGAAAATGCCATGTGGCTTCTTACCCAGCGTTATTTTATTGATCGTTACGATGAGGAAATAGGTGCGGTACGTCAGGAGCGTTCTTTTGAGGAATTTGCACGCCGTGTGGCGCGTATTATCGCCAGTGCCGAGACCCTCTATCTCGACAAAAATGATTCTCACGCTCTTTCTTGGCTTCAAACCCTAGAAAAGAACATCTTTAACGATATTCTAAACCGGAGGTTTTTGTTTAATTCCCCATGCCTTTTCGGGGCCGGAGCGGGAATGACCATCGAGCCAGAACTTGCGTCGATGATCTATAAATCACCTGACGACATGACCTTCGATGACTACGAAAAGCTACTTGCATCGAAAACAAAAAACCAGCAGCTTTTTGCGTGTTTTGTTATTGACATTCCCGACAGCATAGAAGGAATTTTCGATTCCGTCAAAGACGCCAGCATCATCAGTAAATTCGGCGGCGGCGTTGGTGGCAATTTTGGATGGCTAAGAGAAAAAGGGGCAGGAATTAACGGTGGAACAGGTGGACAGGCTAGTGGCCCAATCTCCTTTATGGAGACATGGAATACCATGGGCTCTGTTGTTGTTCAGGGAGGACGTCGTCGTGCTGCTCTCATGGGAATGCTTTTCGACAATCATCCCGATATTATGGATTTTATTGATGCCAAAGTCGAAGAAGGAAAACTTTCGTACTTCAATATATCTGTATGCGTTTCAGATGCCTTGATTGAAGCTGTGAATACCGGCGGCGATTTTTCGCTCATGTCCCGTATTAATGGCACAGAAGCACGTACAGTTAAAGCTGAAGAGCTTTGGAACAAACTGTGTGAAAGTGCGTGGAGACGGGGAGATCCCGGAGTTTTCTTTATTGACAGAGCGAATGCCGACAACCTTCTAAAACTTGATAAAGACTGGTGCATTGAATCGACGAATCCCTGTGGCGAACAGCCGTTGCCTAACTATACGAGTTGCAACCTTGGTTCGATCAACGTTGAAGCCTTTGTTACGACACAAGACGGTGTTTCTGCTTTTGATGCTGAGGGCTTTATCGATCAGGTCTATCGTTCAATATACTACCTTGACCTTGTTATTGATGCCTGCTCGTATCCTTTGCCTCGCATTGAGGAACGAACGAAGAAAATTCGTCCGGTGGGTCTTGGTGTTATGGGGCTTGCTGATGCTGCTATTATGCTTGGAATGCGTTATGGCTCTGACTCTTTCAATGAGTATTGTACGGCTCTCGGAGAAAGCATGTCAGCTGCCGCTCTCTCTGCAACTGAAGAGCTTGTTTCAGTTATGGGCAAAACTCCTTTCGATGAAAGCCACTTGGTTAAAAAGCTTTTTGATGCCTTCAAGGCAGAGATACAACAAGAAGAGCTCTTTACCTCTACGTGGTTTGAAGAGGCCGATCTTGATGACATGAATGCCGTTTTAGCCTTCATGAAGCAGACAGAGACGGTTCCTTATACATTGGTTAATGCTATTGAAAGCCTTATAAACAACGAGAGACTGGGAGACGACAAAGAACGTCTTTCAAAAGTAAAAGAAGTATTGAAAGCCCTCTCTACGGGGCAGATTCGAAATAGTCGGCGGCTAAGCATTGCTCCTACAGGTTCGATTTCCATGCTTATGGATACAAGCTCTGGAATTGAGCCTAACTTTGCATGGTCGTGGACACGTCGCATAATGAAAACTGACGGCTCAGGCCATGAAATGCGAGAATTTTGCCATAAGCTCATAGACCAAGAACAGTTGCAAGAACTGAAACAGACAGGGCAAATCGCTAACCCGAACTATGTAACGGCTTATGATATTTCTACTGATGAACACGTTGCGGTAACAGGCATTTTCTCCCAATACATTGACAGTGGCATTAGTAAAACAGTGAACTTGCCTCATTCGGCAACAGTAGACGACGTGAAGAGAGTATATGAAATGTGTTATGAAATGGGAGCTAAGGGAATCACCATCTATAGAGACGGCTCTCGTTCCGCTCAACCCATTGAAGTTAAAAAGAAAGAAGAAGTTCCTCACACAAGCAAAGTTAAAAAACGGCCAGGGCTTGTTGTTTTTGGAAAGACAATTAAGCAGAAGACTCCGTGGGGCAGCATGTATGTAACCCTTAATTTTGATGGAACCGACCCCTTTGAAGTCTTTGCAACAATAGGCAAAAGTGGCTCAGAATTGAACGCTATGACAGAAGCTCTTTCACGGGCTATTTCAATCGGCTTGCGAAGTGGTGGAAAACTTGAAGACTTTATAGCTACGTTGAAAGGCCTTTCTGGAAAGGAATATTGGGTGTTCGACTACGATGATACACATATTGCGCGCTCTATCCCCGATGCTATCGCCATGCTTCTTGAAAAATTGATAGAAAAAGAAGGGCAGGAAGAAGAACATAGGGATTTGAAATGTCCCGAATGTGGCAGCCCCATGGAAATGATTTCTGGATGTGCTTACTGTTTTAGCTGCGGTTATTCACCGTGTAAGTAA
- a CDS encoding MmgE/PrpD family protein codes for MSYSRELASFIHGVAYEKLPEEVVAKTKDCVLDWLGAVLNAYEHPNITQKYINFALEMGGVGNLSILGSDQKTNPLWAAFANGALGHISEVDDGHRESIMHIGTVVFPVIWALGAEKGITGHKAIEAAVAGYDLAIRVGECLGQDHYTIWHTTATAGTFGATAAAAKILDLSEEQIVWALAHAGAQASGLWQFLLDGQVEAKPFHPGKAVLSGIIAARLAQQNIPGPEHIFEGEKGFCKAVSPSSNYAKLNDRLGTLYKVSEVNFKGYPTCGQTHSMIDATQKILKKTPLDPEKIKRIEARVYQKAIDVAGILNPRTLEEAKFSIPFCLAFLITKKEITFVNMTEETLKDSTIQNVMKKVELVFDEDVNKKFPKCRPCKVSIELVDGTILTEENLYRRGDPETPMSREEMIDKFNQLTSYRFSEQKRESIVRWTYDMDKINAFDFESLL; via the coding sequence TTGAGTTATTCCAGAGAATTAGCTTCTTTTATTCATGGCGTTGCCTATGAAAAACTTCCAGAAGAAGTTGTAGCTAAAACAAAAGATTGTGTTTTGGATTGGTTAGGGGCGGTGCTGAACGCCTATGAGCATCCTAACATAACTCAAAAATATATAAACTTCGCTCTTGAAATGGGTGGGGTTGGAAATCTTTCTATATTAGGAAGCGATCAGAAAACGAATCCTCTATGGGCTGCTTTTGCCAATGGAGCGTTGGGGCATATTTCTGAAGTGGATGATGGGCACCGTGAATCGATTATGCATATCGGAACAGTTGTCTTTCCGGTAATTTGGGCTCTCGGGGCAGAAAAAGGCATAACTGGTCACAAGGCTATTGAAGCAGCTGTTGCTGGATACGATTTGGCTATCCGTGTAGGAGAGTGTCTTGGGCAAGATCACTACACTATTTGGCACACGACTGCAACAGCAGGAACTTTCGGTGCTACGGCTGCGGCGGCGAAAATTTTAGATCTATCTGAAGAACAAATTGTTTGGGCACTTGCTCATGCTGGGGCTCAGGCATCCGGATTATGGCAATTCCTTCTTGATGGACAGGTAGAAGCAAAACCATTCCATCCAGGGAAAGCTGTTCTTTCAGGAATTATCGCTGCTCGTCTTGCTCAACAGAATATTCCTGGTCCTGAGCATATTTTCGAAGGGGAAAAAGGCTTTTGTAAAGCGGTTTCCCCATCGAGTAATTATGCAAAATTAAACGATAGATTAGGAACTCTATATAAAGTGAGTGAGGTTAACTTTAAGGGGTATCCCACTTGTGGACAGACCCACTCCATGATCGACGCAACTCAAAAAATTTTAAAGAAAACTCCACTTGACCCAGAGAAAATCAAGCGGATTGAAGCTCGAGTTTATCAAAAAGCCATCGATGTTGCTGGCATTCTTAATCCACGGACATTGGAAGAAGCAAAATTTAGCATACCGTTCTGTTTGGCCTTCTTGATAACGAAAAAAGAGATTACTTTTGTCAATATGACCGAAGAGACCTTAAAAGATTCAACTATCCAGAACGTAATGAAGAAAGTTGAACTAGTTTTTGATGAAGATGTAAATAAGAAATTTCCTAAATGTCGTCCATGTAAAGTTTCTATAGAGCTCGTTGATGGAACAATTCTTACGGAAGAGAACTTATACCGACGTGGGGATCCAGAAACACCAATGAGTCGTGAAGAAATGATTGATAAGTTTAACCAACTGACATCGTATCGATTTTCAGAGCAAAAACGAGAAAGTATTGTTCGTTGGACATATGACATGGATAAAATTAATGCATTTGATTTTGAATCCTTACTATAA
- the purB gene encoding adenylosuccinate lyase: protein MSHIIDSEFYKNGWGTEEARAVFDDRKRYQRWLDIESALAKVQGKLGVIPEEAAEEIQKKAHMELLDIDAIKKGIAETGHSFVPLIKAVQNICEGNAGEYIHYGPTTQDIEDTGMVMEIRDAYHIIFRDLCRMEEILIPLAEKYKDFPMAGRTHNQQGLPITLGLKFAGWIAEVRRDIERMKHMKETLFVGMLHGGTGTMAGLGEKALETIDGVMKELDLGVPATGWGSSRDTFAEYLSVLGMIAGTIGRIANEIFQLSRTEILELQEPLGEHYVGSSTMPHKRNAETSEFVVAMARIVISNANLGLQGMISEHERDTRSWRLDWHSMPESSIMTAKMLEACNAVLAGLDINEKRISQNLDMLHGMLFSEALMFYIGKKVGKQTAHHLIRDAVMQAQNNNMKFRDILMNDPEIKKHVSSAELDAVMDYSKHIGKSVELTEQVIARSKELSASDKEYLA, encoded by the coding sequence ATGTCTCATATTATTGATTCTGAATTTTATAAAAATGGTTGGGGAACAGAAGAAGCACGAGCTGTTTTTGATGATAGAAAAAGATACCAGAGATGGTTGGATATCGAATCTGCTTTAGCTAAAGTTCAAGGGAAACTTGGAGTTATTCCTGAAGAAGCAGCTGAGGAAATTCAGAAAAAAGCTCATATGGAGCTTCTTGATATAGACGCTATCAAAAAAGGTATAGCTGAAACTGGACATTCCTTTGTTCCTCTTATTAAAGCTGTTCAGAATATCTGCGAGGGTAATGCTGGAGAATACATCCATTATGGCCCCACAACGCAAGATATTGAAGACACTGGAATGGTTATGGAAATCCGCGATGCATATCACATCATTTTCAGAGATCTTTGCCGTATGGAAGAGATATTGATTCCACTTGCTGAAAAATATAAAGATTTCCCCATGGCAGGCCGTACTCACAACCAACAGGGACTTCCTATTACATTAGGCTTGAAATTTGCAGGGTGGATTGCTGAAGTTCGTAGAGATATTGAGCGAATGAAACATATGAAAGAGACTCTTTTCGTAGGAATGCTTCATGGCGGCACAGGTACTATGGCTGGCCTTGGTGAAAAGGCTCTTGAAACAATAGATGGTGTAATGAAAGAATTAGACTTGGGAGTTCCCGCAACAGGCTGGGGAAGCTCTCGTGATACATTCGCAGAATATCTTTCCGTACTGGGAATGATTGCAGGAACCATAGGAAGAATCGCAAACGAGATATTCCAGTTAAGCCGAACAGAAATTCTCGAACTTCAAGAGCCTCTGGGAGAACATTATGTTGGTAGCAGCACTATGCCTCATAAGAGAAATGCCGAAACATCTGAATTTGTTGTTGCAATGGCTCGAATCGTTATTTCTAATGCAAATCTTGGACTTCAGGGTATGATTTCTGAACACGAGCGAGATACAAGAAGCTGGCGTCTAGACTGGCATTCTATGCCGGAAAGCAGTATTATGACAGCGAAGATGCTTGAGGCGTGTAACGCTGTCTTAGCTGGTTTGGATATCAATGAAAAAAGAATTTCCCAAAATTTAGATATGCTCCATGGAATGCTTTTCTCTGAAGCTCTCATGTTCTATATAGGTAAAAAAGTAGGAAAACAAACAGCCCACCATCTCATTCGTGATGCCGTAATGCAAGCACAAAACAACAATATGAAGTTCCGAGACATTTTGATGAATGACCCTGAAATAAAGAAACATGTGTCATCAGCTGAGCTTGATGCTGTTATGGATTATTCAAAACACATAGGAAAATCTGTTGAATTAACAGAGCAAGTTATTGCTCGTTCAAAAGAGTTGTCTGCTTCAGATAAAGAATATTTAGCCTAG